A section of the Oncorhynchus nerka isolate Pitt River linkage group LG3, Oner_Uvic_2.0, whole genome shotgun sequence genome encodes:
- the LOC135565708 gene encoding general transcription factor II-I repeat domain-containing protein 2-like encodes MEKLDLDWSKLASITTDGAPSMVGETRGLIGRMNRELEKRGLTAPLRVHCLIHQQALCCKVLKWDSVMKVVVSCINFIRAKGLKHRQFQEFLSELESTHGDVLYYTEVRWLSRGRVLRRFYELLPEINAFLHLKDKTVPELIDPEWKWHLAFLTDVTEIINSLNLQLQGEGKLICDMYSHIKAFEVKLALLLEQVKKRNFVHLPATQNLSTENPAVPFPAEKCVEALEMLKAEFGVRFSELHVHAKEIRLFQNPFVADIDEAQPSYQFELAELQNCDVLKDAFKPNSLIDFYAALPNDTYPNIKKHAMKMSTVFGSTYICEKTFSRMKLLKTPMRSRLTDEHLHQCLRLAESNMEPDILLLIRQMQAHSSH; translated from the coding sequence atggagaagttggacctggactggtcaaagctagctagcatcacgactgacggggctcctagcatggtgggcgaaactcgcggtctaataggacgcatgaaccgggagttggaaaaaaggggtctcaccgccccgctacgagtccactgcctaattcaccagcaagcactgtgctgcaaagtgttgaagtgggattctgtaatgaaggttgtggtgtcgtgcataaacttcatcagagcaaagggacttaaacacaggcagttccaagaattcctgtctgaactggagtctacgcacggagatgtgctgtactacacagaggtccgatggctgagccggggcagagttttgaggcgtttttacgagctgctacccgaaattaacgcatttcttcatttaaaagacaaaacggtcccagagctgatcgacccagaatggaaatggcacctcgcatttttaacagacgtgacagaaataattaacagccttaacttgcagctacaaggcgaggggaaactcatttgcgacatgtattcacacataaaagcatttgaggtgaaattagcgctgcttttggaacaagtgaaaaagcgcaacttcgtccatcttcctgctacccaaaacctgtcgacagagaacccagcggtcccgttcccagctgaaaagtgcgtggaagcactggaaatgctgaaggcggagttcggtgtgcgattcagtgaactacatgttcatgcaaaagaaatccgtctttttcagaacccctttgttgccgacattgatgaagcccagccttcatatcagtttgagttggctgagttacagaactgtgatgttctgaaagacgcattcaagcccaacagtctcattgacttctatgccgccctcccaaacgacacatatccaaacatcaaaaaacacgcaatgaaaatgtccacagtttttggcagcacgtatatctgcgagaaaaccttttctcgcatgaaactgctgaaaaccccgatgagatcaagattgacagatgaacatttgcatcagtgcttgagactggctgaaAGTAATATGGAACCTGATATTCTACTTCTCATccgccagatgcaggcccacagttcacactga